A single Bosea sp. PAMC 26642 DNA region contains:
- a CDS encoding c-type cytochrome produces the protein MTWRHARRPAGFALPGVAVLLLVVAPAEAAGDRALGAYLAAECTACHQLSGRGSSGIPPIVGWPEEQFVAVLDAYGSRQRHNPVMQTIAARLSRDEIAALAAYFGALAPKP, from the coding sequence ATGACATGGCGGCATGCGCGACGTCCCGCAGGGTTTGCCCTGCCGGGCGTTGCTGTTCTGCTGCTCGTCGTCGCGCCCGCCGAGGCCGCCGGGGACCGGGCGCTCGGAGCCTATCTCGCCGCCGAGTGCACCGCCTGCCACCAGCTCTCGGGCCGCGGGAGCAGCGGCATCCCGCCGATCGTCGGCTGGCCGGAAGAGCAGTTCGTCGCCGTGCTCGACGCCTATGGCAGCCGACAGCGCCACAACCCCGTGATGCAGACCATCGCCGCGCGCCTGAGCCGCGACGAGATCGCGGCGCTCGCCGCCTATTTCGGCGCGCTGGCGCCGAAGCCGTGA
- a CDS encoding ATP-binding cassette domain-containing protein, translating into MAVKPGTIHSLIRPNGSGKSTMMNVLTGIYTPTGGEIAFEGQSLVGRNSPLDRCAGHRADLPERPALRRVDLPGKRYGRAAPQLSQWLLLGGARPAASPQGGARRARARRQ; encoded by the coding sequence ATGGCGGTGAAGCCCGGCACGATCCATAGCCTGATCCGTCCAAACGGCTCGGGCAAGAGCACCATGATGAATGTGCTGACCGGCATCTACACGCCTACTGGCGGCGAGATCGCCTTCGAAGGGCAATCTTTGGTCGGGCGCAATTCGCCCCTAGATCGCTGCGCAGGGCATCGCGCGGACCTTCCAGAACGTCCAGCTCTTCGGCGAGTTGACCTGCCTGGAAAACGTTATGGTCGGGCTGCACCACAGCTATCGCAGTGGCTTCTTCTCGGTGGCGCTCGGCCTGCCGCAAGCCCGCAAGGAGGAGCACGACGCGCGCGAGCGCGCCGCCAGTAA
- a CDS encoding HipA domain-containing protein, with product MLLVETLRRISERPAEDARELFRRMVFNALVSNIDDHPRNHAALALGSGWRLSPAYDLTPTREDRRDLAMACGAQGRFANGANLLSECRRFMIAPDEAKALVDEMVRVVDREWYATARACGVNEADCEVIRRAYVYRGFSAGTHPDSRADL from the coding sequence GTGCTGCTGGTCGAGACCCTGCGCCGGATCAGCGAGCGCCCCGCCGAGGACGCGCGTGAGCTGTTCCGCCGGATGGTGTTCAACGCCCTCGTCTCCAACATCGATGATCACCCGCGCAACCACGCGGCCCTCGCGCTGGGGTCAGGCTGGCGCCTTTCACCGGCTTATGACCTGACGCCGACGCGAGAGGATCGGCGCGACCTCGCCATGGCCTGCGGCGCACAGGGCAGGTTCGCCAACGGGGCCAACCTATTGAGCGAATGCCGCCGGTTTATGATTGCTCCGGATGAGGCGAAGGCGCTGGTCGATGAGATGGTCCGGGTAGTCGATCGCGAATGGTACGCGACGGCCCGCGCCTGCGGCGTCAACGAGGCCGACTGCGAGGTGATCCGTCGGGCCTACGTCTATCGAGGCTTTTCCGCTGGAACTCACCCCGACAGCAGAGCCGACTTATAG
- a CDS encoding amidase, translated as MNAQAKSSLLHLSLTDAADALKDGAVTAVELTTAALEAFTRVDEVINSAIWLEGAAALEAAETLDKKRKSGATLGPLHGLPLAHKDMYYKAGKLSTCGSAIRKDFRPSYTATVMERLEDAGSVTLGGLNMAEFAQNPTGHNQHYGHCRNPWHPDYCTGGSSSGSGAAVAARLIYGALGSDTGGSIRLPAAICGVTGIKATQTRVSRHGVMPLSFSADNVGPLTQTARDAARFLGVIAGHDPKDATSASEPVPDYEAALTGDIRGMRIGVPTNYFFDGIDPEVQAAFDAVVAVLQARGAVIAPVTIPHMDAVATYGGIVSRVEGGTIHAQWMRQRPQDYAVHLSGRLYPSQGIPGTYYLEALARRGAILKAVAATVFGVCDAFITPTLRMKVPTLLATDIDAGTPGAIETFQDVSINTRPINYLGLPSVSVPCGLDSNGLPIGFQIQGRPFAEARVLKIADAYQRDTDWHRRLPPNVS; from the coding sequence ATGAACGCTCAGGCGAAAAGCTCGCTGCTGCATCTGTCGCTGACCGATGCCGCCGATGCGCTCAAGGACGGGGCGGTCACCGCAGTCGAACTCACCACCGCCGCACTCGAAGCCTTCACGCGCGTCGACGAGGTGATCAACTCGGCGATCTGGCTCGAGGGCGCGGCCGCGCTGGAGGCGGCGGAGACACTCGACAAGAAGCGGAAGTCGGGCGCCACGCTCGGGCCGCTGCACGGCCTGCCCCTGGCCCACAAGGACATGTACTACAAGGCCGGCAAGCTCTCTACCTGCGGCTCGGCGATCCGCAAGGATTTCCGCCCGAGCTACACCGCAACCGTGATGGAGAGGCTGGAAGACGCCGGCTCCGTCACACTCGGCGGGCTGAACATGGCCGAGTTCGCGCAGAACCCGACCGGCCACAACCAGCATTACGGCCATTGCCGCAATCCCTGGCATCCCGATTACTGCACCGGCGGCTCCTCTTCCGGCTCGGGAGCTGCGGTCGCGGCGCGGCTGATCTATGGCGCGCTGGGCTCGGACACCGGCGGCTCGATCCGACTTCCGGCTGCGATCTGCGGCGTTACCGGAATCAAGGCGACGCAAACCCGCGTTTCGCGCCACGGCGTGATGCCGCTCTCCTTTTCGGCCGACAATGTTGGGCCTTTGACCCAGACGGCCCGCGATGCCGCCCGTTTCCTCGGCGTGATCGCCGGCCACGACCCGAAGGACGCGACCTCGGCCTCCGAGCCCGTGCCCGACTATGAGGCAGCCCTGACCGGCGACATCAGGGGCATGCGCATCGGCGTTCCGACCAACTACTTCTTCGACGGGATCGATCCCGAAGTGCAGGCTGCCTTCGACGCCGTGGTCGCGGTGCTGCAGGCGCGCGGCGCCGTCATCGCGCCTGTCACGATACCCCATATGGATGCGGTCGCGACTTATGGCGGCATCGTCTCACGCGTCGAGGGCGGCACGATCCATGCCCAATGGATGCGCCAGCGCCCGCAAGACTATGCCGTGCATCTAAGCGGCAGGCTCTATCCCTCACAGGGCATTCCCGGCACCTATTATCTCGAGGCACTGGCTCGGCGCGGCGCGATCCTGAAGGCGGTGGCGGCCACGGTCTTCGGCGTTTGCGACGCCTTCATCACGCCGACCCTGCGCATGAAGGTGCCGACGCTGCTGGCGACCGACATCGATGCCGGCACGCCGGGCGCGATCGAGACGTTCCAAGACGTCTCGATCAACACCAGACCGATCAACTATCTCGGCCTGCCCTCGGTCAGCGTGCCCTGCGGGCTCGATTCGAACGGCCTGCCGATCGGTTTTCAGATCCAGGGCCGCCCCTTCGCCGAGGCGCGCGTGCTCAAGATCGCCGACGCCTATCAGCGCGATACGGACTGGCACCGCCGCTTGCCCCCCAACGTGTCCTGA
- a CDS encoding aminoglycoside phosphotransferase family protein, producing MSATRLHADEVAIDAALAGRLVASQFPAWRDLALTRIASGGTDNAIFRLGEEFCVRMPRYPAAAALVGREKLWLSRLAPQLPLAIPTPLAMGSPGEGYPFSWSICRWIAGEDAMTGRLSDGGAAARTLAGFIAALRAIDASGGPPCGDANFERGVPLAQRDRRVREAIALLPEDIDACAVARAWEEALAAPLWPDAPAWLHGDIHPGNLILRDGAIVAVIDFGCVGIGDPACDLQPAWTLFSAAERAIFRAHLAPDEASWVRGRGWALSVAVIALPYYTGRNPVIVGMARRAIDQILLDRGLSACRAS from the coding sequence ATGAGCGCGACCAGGCTGCATGCCGACGAGGTGGCGATCGACGCCGCACTCGCCGGCCGCCTGGTCGCCAGCCAATTTCCCGCCTGGCGCGACCTGGCCCTGACGCGCATCGCATCGGGCGGCACCGACAACGCCATCTTCCGCCTCGGCGAAGAGTTCTGCGTGCGCATGCCGCGCTACCCCGCGGCTGCGGCGCTGGTCGGCAGGGAAAAGCTATGGCTGTCGCGGCTGGCGCCGCAACTGCCGCTCGCCATCCCCACGCCGCTCGCCATGGGCTCGCCCGGCGAAGGCTATCCGTTTTCCTGGTCGATCTGCCGCTGGATCGCCGGCGAGGATGCGATGACGGGCAGGCTGTCCGACGGTGGCGCAGCGGCGCGGACGCTGGCGGGCTTCATCGCGGCGCTCCGGGCGATCGACGCGTCGGGCGGACCGCCATGCGGAGACGCGAATTTCGAGCGCGGCGTGCCGCTCGCGCAACGTGACCGGCGCGTTAGGGAAGCCATCGCTTTGCTGCCGGAAGACATCGATGCTTGCGCCGTCGCGCGGGCCTGGGAGGAGGCGCTCGCCGCCCCGCTCTGGCCTGACGCGCCGGCCTGGCTGCATGGCGACATCCATCCCGGCAACCTGATCCTGCGCGACGGTGCGATCGTCGCGGTGATCGATTTCGGCTGTGTCGGCATCGGCGACCCGGCCTGCGACCTGCAGCCGGCCTGGACCCTTTTTTCCGCGGCCGAACGCGCGATCTTCCGCGCGCATCTTGCGCCGGACGAGGCGAGCTGGGTACGGGGGAGGGGCTGGGCCTTGTCCGTCGCGGTGATCGCGCTGCCCTACTATACGGGGAGGAATCCGGTGATCGTCGGCATGGCGCGCCGCGCGATCGATCAGATCCTGCTCGATCGCGGCTTGTCGGCATGCCGCGCCTCCTGA
- a CDS encoding SDR family NAD(P)-dependent oxidoreductase, with product MDLGLRGRIALITGGSRGIGKATALVLAGEGVRLAIAARGADTLAAAAAEIRAAGGEVVTIQADFTLAEDAARAVAETISAYDELDILIATAGGSFGERELANASDADWEKTFRFNVGHSIAALRAATPALAQSEIANAVFVASISGRAPATRGAQYAAAKAGLIHAARSLAWELGPQGIRVNAVSPGSTIFPGGGWERTKAERPEDFAKFEAEDFPGRRLGSVHEIADAIAFVVSPRAAGINAADIHVDGGQRRPSIR from the coding sequence ATGGATCTGGGCCTCAGGGGTAGGATCGCGCTGATCACTGGCGGCAGCCGCGGCATCGGCAAGGCGACCGCACTCGTCCTTGCAGGCGAAGGCGTCAGGCTCGCCATCGCGGCGCGCGGCGCCGACACCCTGGCCGCCGCGGCCGCCGAGATCAGGGCGGCTGGCGGCGAGGTCGTCACCATCCAGGCCGATTTCACGCTGGCAGAGGATGCCGCGCGCGCCGTCGCGGAGACAATCTCCGCCTATGACGAGCTCGACATCCTGATCGCCACTGCCGGAGGCAGTTTCGGCGAGCGCGAACTGGCGAATGCCAGCGATGCGGATTGGGAGAAGACCTTCCGGTTCAATGTCGGCCATTCGATCGCGGCGCTGCGTGCGGCGACGCCCGCTCTGGCCCAAAGCGAGATCGCCAATGCGGTCTTCGTCGCTTCGATTTCGGGTCGCGCGCCGGCGACGCGCGGCGCACAATATGCCGCCGCCAAGGCCGGGCTGATCCATGCCGCTCGCTCGCTCGCCTGGGAACTGGGACCACAGGGCATCCGCGTCAACGCGGTCTCGCCGGGCTCGACCATCTTTCCAGGCGGCGGCTGGGAACGGACCAAAGCCGAGCGCCCCGAGGATTTCGCGAAATTCGAGGCGGAGGATTTTCCGGGGAGACGGCTAGGCTCAGTCCACGAGATCGCCGACGCGATCGCCTTCGTCGTCTCGCCCCGCGCCGCCGGTATCAATGCGGCCGACATCCATGTCGATGGCGGCCAGCGCAGGCCGTCGATCCGGTAG
- a CDS encoding acetamidase/formamidase family protein → MTHHHLKASGATCHWGFFDAALKPKLTIASGDTVTVDTVTGAPEVHPKADAGFMTPPEIADVHAHAEKTLPGHILTGPVAVEGARPGHVLEVRIEDVQLRQDWGYNVIRPLAGTLQSDFHDVRLLHIPLDLNAKTGKLPWGLELQLAPFFGVMGTAPPPAWGRVTSIVPRAFGGNLDNKEMVAGATIFLPVFVEGGLFSCGDGHAAQGDGEVCVTAIETALQGRFTFILREDLSFNYPRAETPTHYLTMGMDPDLDRCAEMALRDMIVLIGEVAGLSREDAYTLCSIAADLRVTQTVNGSKGIHCMLAKKLLAPKTLLAQKAA, encoded by the coding sequence ATGACCCATCATCACCTCAAAGCCAGCGGCGCGACCTGCCATTGGGGCTTCTTCGATGCGGCGCTCAAGCCGAAGCTCACCATCGCAAGCGGCGACACTGTGACTGTCGACACCGTGACCGGCGCGCCCGAGGTACATCCCAAGGCCGATGCCGGTTTCATGACCCCGCCCGAGATCGCCGACGTCCACGCCCATGCCGAGAAAACCTTGCCGGGGCACATCCTGACCGGTCCCGTCGCGGTCGAGGGCGCCAGGCCCGGCCATGTGCTGGAGGTGCGGATCGAGGATGTCCAGCTCCGGCAGGACTGGGGTTACAACGTCATCCGCCCGCTCGCCGGCACGCTGCAGAGCGACTTCCACGATGTCCGCCTGCTGCACATCCCGCTCGACCTCAATGCGAAGACCGGCAAGCTGCCTTGGGGCCTTGAGCTGCAGCTCGCGCCCTTCTTCGGGGTGATGGGCACGGCGCCGCCGCCCGCCTGGGGACGAGTGACCTCGATCGTGCCGCGCGCCTTCGGCGGCAATCTCGACAACAAGGAAATGGTCGCGGGTGCAACGATCTTCCTGCCGGTCTTCGTCGAGGGCGGGCTGTTCTCCTGCGGCGACGGCCATGCGGCGCAGGGCGACGGCGAGGTCTGCGTCACGGCGATCGAAACGGCTCTGCAAGGTCGTTTCACCTTCATCCTGCGCGAGGATCTCTCCTTTAACTATCCGCGCGCCGAGACGCCGACGCATTACCTGACCATGGGCATGGATCCCGACCTCGACCGCTGCGCCGAGATGGCGCTGCGCGACATGATCGTGCTGATCGGCGAGGTGGCGGGCCTGTCGCGCGAGGATGCCTATACGCTGTGCTCGATCGCCGCCGATCTGCGCGTGACGCAGACGGTCAACGGCTCCAAGGGAATCCACTGCATGCTCGCCAAGAAGCTCCTCGCGCCCAAGACACTCCTCGCGCAGAAGGCCGCCTGA
- a CDS encoding DMT family transporter: MSEDYADGCVAADMGDEASPEMAGTDPDLAGPSLESLAAAASILAATALPAAANALPAARPRHLQRAHGWWCAATPNMRGSLLMIAAFAAFAVMMTLIKLAGGRVPLAQILIVRQLVMTLILGLVVGRALPRIMHTSRPGLQFLRGMFSLGAMLCGFTALIYLPMAEATALGFAQVLFVTLLAIVILGEVVDRRRWIAMALGFAGVVIMLRPTGEAMNGYALLAILGALFGAGITISVRVLGHTEKTETILFWQGAVVLIALGGPALFLWTHPTPNEWALMIGIGVVGTAGQWLVTRAYQMGEASALAPLDFVRLLLATASGYLVFAEIPNLVTIVGAALVAGGTVYTMRHNAGARRLAVARLPDNTHA; this comes from the coding sequence ATGAGCGAGGATTATGCCGACGGGTGCGTCGCCGCCGACATGGGCGATGAGGCGTCGCCCGAGATGGCCGGCACCGACCCCGATCTCGCGGGGCCGTCTTTGGAAAGCCTCGCGGCGGCCGCATCCATCCTGGCTGCGACCGCCCTGCCGGCGGCGGCGAACGCATTGCCTGCGGCACGGCCGCGCCATCTGCAGCGCGCCCATGGCTGGTGGTGCGCGGCAACGCCCAACATGCGCGGCTCGCTGTTGATGATCGCCGCCTTCGCCGCCTTCGCGGTGATGATGACGCTTATCAAGCTGGCCGGCGGGCGCGTGCCGCTGGCGCAGATCCTGATTGTCCGCCAGTTGGTGATGACGCTGATCCTCGGTCTGGTGGTCGGGCGTGCCCTGCCTCGGATCATGCACACCAGCCGTCCGGGACTGCAATTCCTGCGGGGGATGTTCTCGCTCGGCGCCATGCTCTGCGGCTTCACGGCGCTGATCTACCTGCCGATGGCGGAGGCCACGGCGCTGGGCTTCGCGCAGGTGCTGTTCGTCACGCTGCTCGCCATCGTCATCCTTGGCGAGGTCGTCGACCGACGGCGCTGGATCGCCATGGCGCTCGGGTTCGCCGGCGTCGTCATCATGCTGCGGCCGACGGGCGAGGCGATGAACGGCTATGCGCTGCTCGCCATTCTCGGAGCGCTGTTCGGGGCCGGTATCACGATCTCGGTGCGCGTGCTCGGTCATACCGAGAAGACGGAGACGATCCTGTTCTGGCAGGGTGCCGTCGTGCTGATCGCGCTCGGCGGGCCCGCCCTCTTTCTGTGGACGCACCCGACCCCGAACGAATGGGCGCTGATGATCGGGATCGGCGTCGTCGGCACGGCCGGGCAGTGGCTCGTCACCCGCGCCTATCAGATGGGCGAAGCGTCCGCCTTGGCTCCGCTCGATTTCGTCCGCCTGCTTCTTGCGACCGCGAGCGGTTATCTGGTCTTCGCCGAAATTCCGAACCTCGTGACCATCGTCGGCGCCGCGCTGGTCGCCGGCGGCACGGTCTATACGATGCGCCATAATGCCGGCGCGCGCCGTTTGGCCGTCGCGCGCCTGCCCGACAACACGCATGCCTGA
- a CDS encoding amidase gives MSATAMTKPLHELSIAETGAALRSGQVTASTLAQDALARIAALDGALNSFITVTAERALADAEAADAAFKAGIDAGPMQGVPYGLKDIYDTAGIRTTCHSKLLVDNVPAADSVVAEKLKAGGGVLLGKLSTHEFALGGPSFDLPFPPARNPWNPEHIPGGSSSGSGAAVAAGLCRMAMGSDTGGSIRGPAAYCGTVGLKPTYGLVSRRGVFPLSYTLDHCGPLSWTVEDAALTMEVITGHDPLDPASADVPKPDFRSGLEGDVSGLKIALPRHFFAEAEGVSPEVVAAIDNAANLLAKAGAIVEEVTIPDYELFNAVGRVIMFSEAFAIHEKDYRERPLDFGRLTFTRMILGALTSGADLTQAYRLRRELAVAVNHQLLKQYDVILCASALAPAARFDSMSDAFPPNWPIQTMPFNVTGNPAISMPAGFSASGLPLSVQIVGRPFDEPMVLRVGASLERALALTGIRPATAALRQAA, from the coding sequence ATGTCCGCGACAGCTATGACCAAGCCCCTGCATGAACTCTCCATCGCCGAGACCGGCGCGGCCCTGCGCTCAGGCCAGGTGACTGCGAGCACGCTCGCGCAGGATGCGCTGGCGCGAATCGCGGCGCTGGACGGCGCGCTGAACAGCTTCATCACGGTCACCGCCGAGCGGGCGCTGGCCGATGCCGAGGCCGCCGACGCCGCTTTCAAGGCGGGCATCGATGCCGGTCCGATGCAGGGCGTGCCCTATGGGCTGAAGGACATCTACGATACGGCCGGCATCCGCACGACCTGCCACTCCAAGCTCCTGGTCGACAATGTGCCTGCGGCCGATTCCGTCGTGGCCGAGAAGTTGAAAGCCGGCGGCGGCGTGCTGCTTGGCAAGCTCTCGACGCACGAATTCGCCCTGGGCGGCCCGAGCTTCGATCTGCCGTTTCCGCCGGCCCGCAACCCCTGGAACCCCGAGCATATCCCGGGCGGCTCGTCCTCGGGATCCGGTGCGGCCGTGGCGGCGGGGCTGTGCCGCATGGCGATGGGCTCCGACACGGGCGGCTCGATCCGCGGGCCGGCCGCCTATTGCGGCACGGTCGGGCTGAAGCCGACTTACGGGCTGGTGTCCCGGCGCGGCGTCTTCCCGCTCTCCTACACGCTCGATCATTGCGGCCCTCTGAGCTGGACCGTCGAGGATGCCGCCCTCACCATGGAGGTCATCACCGGCCATGATCCGCTCGATCCGGCCAGCGCCGATGTGCCGAAGCCGGATTTCCGGAGCGGGCTGGAGGGGGATGTGAGCGGCCTCAAGATCGCGCTGCCCCGACACTTCTTCGCCGAAGCAGAGGGCGTCTCTCCGGAGGTCGTCGCGGCCATCGACAACGCGGCAAACCTTCTCGCCAAGGCGGGGGCCATCGTCGAGGAGGTGACGATCCCCGATTACGAACTGTTCAACGCGGTCGGGCGAGTGATCATGTTCTCGGAGGCCTTCGCCATCCATGAGAAGGACTACCGCGAGCGGCCGCTCGATTTCGGCAGGCTGACCTTCACCCGGATGATCCTCGGCGCGCTGACCAGCGGCGCCGACCTGACCCAGGCCTATCGCCTGCGCCGGGAACTGGCGGTGGCGGTCAACCACCAATTGCTGAAACAGTACGACGTGATCCTTTGCGCCTCGGCGCTGGCGCCGGCGGCACGCTTCGACAGTATGTCGGATGCCTTCCCGCCCAACTGGCCGATCCAGACCATGCCGTTCAACGTGACGGGGAACCCGGCCATATCGATGCCGGCGGGGTTCTCGGCGTCGGGCCTCCCGCTCTCGGTGCAGATCGTCGGGCGCCCCTTCGACGAGCCGATGGTTCTTCGTGTCGGGGCGAGCCTGGAGCGTGCGCTGGCACTCACCGGCATCAGACCGGCCACGGCCGCGCTCAGGCAGGCGGCGTGA
- a CDS encoding isochorismatase family protein, whose translation MHTIAIPEYVLQRVVERRGKVRLFETLDPARTALIVVDLQNGFMAPGQPAEIAYAREIVPNVNRIGRALRAAGGVVVYIQNTITEETQAQWCVWFDNFTKGDFKQRMIAAFARGSFGHAIYPELEVLPEDWTVEKQRFGAFVEGSSMLHAQLQERGVDTLIVVGTATNVCCESTARDAMMMNYKVVFVSDANACRTDEEHNATLGNILALFGDVQSTDEVIATIGAGTAVLQAAE comes from the coding sequence ATGCATACCATCGCAATCCCGGAATACGTTCTCCAGCGCGTCGTCGAGCGGCGCGGCAAGGTCAGACTGTTCGAGACGCTCGATCCGGCGCGGACAGCGCTGATCGTGGTCGATCTCCAGAACGGCTTCATGGCGCCGGGCCAGCCCGCCGAAATCGCATATGCCCGCGAGATCGTGCCCAACGTCAACCGGATCGGGCGGGCGCTCAGGGCGGCCGGCGGCGTTGTCGTCTACATCCAGAACACGATCACCGAAGAGACGCAGGCGCAGTGGTGCGTCTGGTTCGACAACTTCACCAAGGGCGACTTCAAGCAGCGCATGATCGCCGCCTTCGCGCGCGGTAGCTTCGGCCATGCGATCTATCCGGAACTCGAGGTCCTGCCCGAGGACTGGACGGTCGAGAAGCAGCGCTTCGGCGCATTCGTCGAGGGCTCGTCGATGCTCCATGCGCAATTGCAGGAGCGGGGCGTCGACACGCTGATCGTCGTCGGCACCGCCACGAATGTCTGCTGCGAGTCGACCGCGCGCGACGCGATGATGATGAACTACAAGGTCGTCTTCGTGTCGGACGCCAATGCCTGTCGAACGGATGAGGAGCACAACGCGACGCTCGGCAACATCCTGGCGCTCTTCGGGGACGTCCAGTCGACCGACGAGGTGATTGCCACGATCGGCGCCGGCACCGCGGTGCTGCAGGCGGCCGAGTGA
- a CDS encoding ABC transporter substrate-binding protein: protein MPHHPTTFRSHAARFAAGIALAFGAAALSSIAPAQAQTTLRVAMTAGDIPDVTGQPDQGFEGYRFVGYTLYDSLILWDLSRSDVEASLTPGLATKWTIDPKDSRRWIFDLRKDVKFHDGSDFNAEAVLWNISRLTDDKVPHFNAKQYAAMRTRTVNIDRAEKIDDHTIAIITKEPDSLFYIQMSFWMMISKAQFEKAGSYEKYAQMPSGTGPYRFAGMVPRERLELSRNETYWNPKRIPKHDRLVLQPMPEATTRAAALLSGQVDFIEAPSPDTIARLKSSGMQVITLPYPHNWHYQFNFVDGPFKDKRVRQAANYAMDRGEMVEMLNGLAQEGYATVPPSSPYFGKPVLYKLDQKKATALLKEAKCHPCEVTLAISTSGSGQMQPLPMNELVKAQLEAVGFKVKLEVMDWNALLDVTFKGREKFPAYHAVNVSRATQDPFSGIFRFAMRKQWAPAGGNWGHYESPEIEKLITDIYNTFDQTKRDAMIIRVHEIMNDDAAMLFVTHDLNPRALSPKVKGFVQAQSWFQDLTPITVGTTN from the coding sequence ATGCCTCACCACCCGACCACATTTCGTTCGCACGCCGCTCGCTTCGCCGCCGGCATCGCCCTGGCGTTTGGGGCCGCAGCCCTATCCTCCATCGCTCCCGCACAGGCCCAGACCACGCTGCGCGTCGCGATGACGGCAGGCGACATCCCGGATGTGACCGGGCAGCCCGACCAGGGCTTCGAGGGCTACCGCTTCGTCGGCTACACGCTCTACGACTCGCTGATCCTGTGGGATCTTTCCCGCTCCGACGTCGAGGCGTCGCTGACGCCGGGTCTCGCCACCAAATGGACGATCGACCCCAAAGACAGCCGGCGCTGGATCTTCGATCTCCGCAAAGACGTGAAATTTCACGACGGTTCGGACTTCAACGCCGAGGCCGTGCTCTGGAACATCTCGCGCCTGACCGACGACAAGGTCCCGCATTTCAACGCCAAGCAATATGCGGCGATGCGCACGCGCACGGTCAACATCGACCGTGCCGAGAAGATCGACGACCACACTATTGCGATCATCACCAAGGAACCGGACTCGCTCTTCTACATCCAGATGAGCTTCTGGATGATGATCTCTAAGGCGCAGTTCGAGAAGGCGGGCTCCTATGAAAAATACGCCCAGATGCCCTCGGGCACCGGACCCTACCGCTTCGCCGGCATGGTGCCGCGCGAACGGCTGGAGCTGAGCCGCAACGAGACCTACTGGAACCCCAAGCGCATTCCCAAGCACGACCGGCTCGTGCTGCAGCCGATGCCGGAGGCGACGACGCGCGCCGCTGCGCTCCTATCCGGCCAAGTCGATTTCATCGAGGCGCCCTCGCCAGACACGATCGCACGGCTAAAGTCGTCGGGCATGCAGGTCATTACCCTGCCTTATCCGCACAATTGGCACTACCAGTTCAACTTCGTCGATGGTCCGTTCAAGGACAAGCGCGTGCGCCAGGCCGCGAACTACGCGATGGACCGTGGTGAAATGGTCGAGATGCTCAACGGGCTGGCCCAGGAGGGTTATGCGACCGTGCCACCGAGCTCGCCCTATTTTGGCAAGCCGGTCCTTTACAAGCTCGACCAGAAGAAGGCGACCGCGCTGCTCAAGGAGGCCAAGTGCCACCCCTGCGAGGTCACGCTGGCGATCTCGACCTCGGGCTCGGGCCAGATGCAGCCACTGCCGATGAACGAACTGGTCAAGGCCCAGCTCGAGGCCGTCGGCTTCAAGGTCAAGCTCGAGGTGATGGACTGGAACGCCCTGCTCGACGTCACCTTCAAGGGGCGCGAGAAGTTCCCCGCCTATCACGCCGTCAATGTCAGCCGCGCCACGCAGGATCCGTTTTCCGGGATCTTCCGCTTCGCTATGCGCAAGCAATGGGCGCCCGCCGGCGGCAATTGGGGCCATTACGAGAGCCCCGAGATCGAGAAGCTGATCACGGACATCTACAACACCTTCGACCAGACGAAGCGCGACGCGATGATCATCCGCGTCCATGAGATCATGAACGACGACGCTGCCATGCTCTTCGTCACCCATGACCTGAATCCCCGTGCGCTCTCGCCCAAGGTCAAGGGCTTCGTCCAGGCCCAGAGCTGGTTCCAGGACCTGACGCCGATCACCGTCGGCACCACGAACTGA